In Liolophura sinensis isolate JHLJ2023 chromosome 2, CUHK_Ljap_v2, whole genome shotgun sequence, a genomic segment contains:
- the LOC135463175 gene encoding oocyte zinc finger protein XlCOF6-like has translation METSKLQRKAEEECDKKETESSDLEAEVGQESLGHTSQSSLPSMQSVDTNSKSESGVPLNTRVSEINVKYLINHSVHLKGDNVSSEQVRHNEGMGGKSLLRKILSASSVKSEKAELTQKRLGVESLHEGNSSPLGTDFAAGRPVIQSKRMSRITDRLKLRVLSANSKPESGSDSEVSGGSLQTADSNNTAESSGTIPSLGEDKNSTDAVRHFASCLDVSVKDSPPSSAAVVKVEEDADSATCRKQHECNVCQKSFPSLICLNTHKQTHEGKNGYKHTNSIRRKAFTPRNRLKPDDSTTSKEGAQSSNALGESVPSVSKEKTPRPSKIQTDDKPCICSICGKCFRLPCLLRQHRKTHLGLKPHNCSICGKGFTQLAHLKVHIRSHTGEKPYTCNICHKNFTLQSSVKRHSLIHCSERPFKCSMCGKSYTCMSDLGKHEKTHSETLSKKANSHLCKTCGKRFPRQSELRRHSYIHTGERPYVCSTCGKGFPEHYKLRIHNLIHTGEKPHVCDVCGKRFTQQSGLISHSVTHTGQRPYSCDTCGKSFTHPSALSTHKRIHTGEKPFTCTTCGKSFGKNCSLKTHMLTHTGEKPFVCDVCGKSYNQSYKLKTHKVIHTGRMPYNCDLCGKGFTEQSGLKRHGQSHTGEKPFTCDICGTSYTRQFSLKIHYKKCQASVLKNGPSNSSSTDMTKS, from the coding sequence ATGGAAACAAGTAAATTGCAGAGGAAGGCAGAGGAAGAGTGTGACAAGAAGGAGACTGAAAGCAGTGACCTTGAGGCTGAAGTCGGACAGGAAAGTCTTGGTCATACATCACAGAGTAGCCTCCCTTCCATGCAGTCAGTTGATACCAACAGCAAATCTGAATCAGGTGTTCCTTTGAACACAAGAGTGTCTGAAATTAACGTTAAATATCTGATTAACCACAGCGTTCATCTCAAAGGTGATAATGTTTCCAGTGAGCAAGTGCGTCATAATGAAGGAATGGGGGGTAAGAGTTTACTGCGTAAAATTCTGTCAGCCTCGTCTGTTAAGAGTGAAAAAGCTGAATTGACCCAGAAACGCCTTGGTGTAGAGTCTCTTCATGAAGGAAATTCTTCTCCTCTTGGGACTGACTTCGCTGCAGGGAGACCGGTTATACAATCGAAGAGAATGTCAAGAATAACTGACAGGCTGAAGTTACGTGTTCTTTCAGCAAATAGCAAGCCTGAATCTGGTAGTGACAGTGAAGTAAGTGGAGGGTCATTACAGACAGCTGACTCTAACAACACTGCGGAGTCATCAGGAACTATACCATCACTTGGCGAGGACAAAAACAGTACAGATGCTGTGAGACATTTTGCATCTTGTCTTGATGTATCTGTGAAGGATAGCCCACCTAGTTCTGCAGCTGTGGTCAAGGTTGAGGAGGATGCTGATTCAGCTACATGCAGGAAACAACATGAATGCAATGTTTGCCAGAAAAGCTTTCCTTCTTTAATCTGCCTCAATACccacaaacaaacacatgaagGTAAAAATGGATATAAACACACGAACAGTATTAGAAGAAAAGCATTTACTCCACGCAACAGATTGAAACCAGACGATTCGACGACTTCAAAAGAAGGCGCCCAGAGCTCTAACGCACTTGGCGAAAGCGTTCCCAGTGTGTCTAAAGAGAAGACCCCAAGGCCATCTAAAATACAGACTGATGACAAGCCTTGCATCTGCAGTATTTGTGGTAAATGCTTTAGGCTGCCTTGCTTATTAAGGCAACACCGTAAAACTCACTTAGGTTTAAAACCACACAACTGCAGCATTTGTGGCAAAGGTTTTACCCAGCTTGCTCACCTTAAAGTACATATTCGAtcacacacaggtgaaaaaccTTACACTTGCAATATTTGTCATAAAAACTTCACCCTCCAATCTTCGGTAAAGAGACATAGCCTAATACACTGTAGTGAAAGGCCCTTTAAGTGTAGCATGTGTGGCAAAAGCTATACTTGCATGTCTGACCTAGGTAAACACGAGAAAACTCATTCGGAAACTCTGTCCAAAAAGGCTAATAGTCACTTGTGCAAAACTTGTGGCAAACGTTTTCCTCGTCAGTCGGAATTAAGGAGGCACtcttacatacatacaggtgAAAGGCCTTACGTTTGTAGCACATGTGGGAAAGGCTTTCCAGAACACTACAAGCTGAGAATACACAATTTGATTCACACAGGTGAAAAACCACATGTGTGTGATGTTTGTGGCAAACGTTTTACCCAGCAGTCGGGGTTAATCTCGCACAGTGTAACCCACACAGGGCAGAGGCCATACAGCTGCGATACATGTGGTAAAAGCTTCACCCACCCATCCGCTCTGTCCACACATAAGCGAATTCACACAGGGGAAAAGCCATTCACCTGCACTACCTGTGGCAAAAGCTTCGGCAAAAATTGCTCACTGAAAACACACATGCTTACCCACACAGGCGAAAAGCCTTTTGTCTGCGATGTGTGCGGCAAAAGTTACAATCAGTCATATAAATTAAAAACGCATAAAGTGATACATACAGGTAGAATGCCTTACAACTGTGACCTGTGTGGGAAAGGCTTTACTGAACAGTCTGGTTTAAAACGACATGGCCAGTCACATACAGGTGAAAAGCCATTCACCTGTGATATCTGTGGTACGAGTTATACCCGTCAGTTCTCACTGAAAATACACTATAAAAAATGTCAAGCATCTGTACTGAAAAATGGGCCGAGTAATTCTTCTTCAACAGATATgacaaaaagttaa
- the LOC135462574 gene encoding zinc finger protein 418-like: MENMENSCAENDMDLINSTDLPNSDESDVKPIVKKEVVDDLQDGPQVWPVIKREVVVDPQEKPPVWPVVKTEVVDDSFGECYRWPILDPGGVPTVTGGCQELPEGVTCTSNNKHENQSFINTECDNPSTEPDSWSIKVEGDDPTGEPHVWQVVRQDEGCDSDENEEEQEGTGGTPFVSVFCRKNFACVSALLRHGTVGKPHPCNICGKVFKGPRSLRTHERRHTGEKPYCCYTCGKSFALQCTLKKHERTHTGEKPHACDICGKHYTQRAGLIAHRRTHTGERPYACDTCGKHYTQRAGLIVHRRTHTGEKPYACDICGKHYNQRAGMIAHRRTHTGERPYACDTCGKHYTQRAGLIAHCRTHTGEKPNACDTCGKHFTQRAGLIAHRRTHTGERPFTCDICHKSYPYKCVLVKHQRTHASEGKI, translated from the exons atggaaaatatggaaaatagCTGTGCTGAGAATGATATGGATCTGATCAACTCAACTGACCTTCCAAACTCAG ATGAATCTGATGTGAAGCCCATTGTTAAAAAAGAAGTGGTGGACGACCTCCAAGATGGACCTCAGGTTTGGCCTGTTATTAAGAGAGAAGTTGTGGTCGACCCGCAAGAGAAACCTCCGGTGTGGCCTGTTGTGAAGACAGAAGTAGTTGACGACAGCTTTGGAGAATGTTACCGGTGGCCGATTCTGGACCCCGGGGGTGTTCCAACGGTTACTGGTGGATGTCAGGAGTTGCCAGAGGGTGTTACCTGCACAAGCAAtaacaaacatgaaaaccaGTCTTTTATTAACACAGAATGTGATAATCCCTCAACAGAACCTGATTCCTGGTCCATCAAAGTAGAAGGTGACGATCCTACAGGTGAACCTCACGTGTGGCAAGTCGTTAGGCAAGATGAGGGATGTGATTCTGACGAAAATGAGGAGGAACAGGAAGGCACAGGTGGAACTCCTTTTGTATCTGTTTTTTGTCGAAAAAATTTCGCGTGTGTTTCTGCCTTGTTAAGACATGGAACAGTTGGCAAACCTCACCCCTGTAATATCTGTGGCAAAGTCTTCAAGGGGCCGCGCTCTTTGAGAACTCATGAACGAAGACATACAGGCGAAAAACCTTATTGTTGCTACACCTGTGGAAAAAGCTTCGCTCTGCAGTGCACGTTGAAAAAACACGAACGAACGCATACAGGTGAAAAGCCTCACGCCTGCGATATTTGCGGCAAACACTATACCCAGCGGGCAGGGCTGATAGCACATCGTCGAACGCACACAGGGGAAAGGCCTTACGCCTGCGATACTTGCGGCAAACACTATACCCAGCGGGCAGGGTTGATAGTACATCGTCGAACGCACACAGGTGAAAAGCCGTACGCCTGCGATATTTGCGGCAAACACTATAACCAGCGGGCAGGGATGATAGCACATCGTCGCACGCACACAGGGGAAAGGCCTTACGCCTGCGATACTTGCGGCAAACACTATACCCAGCGGGCAGGGCTGATAGCACATTGTCGAACGCACACGGGTGAAAAGCCTAACGCGTGCGATACTTGCGGCAAGCACTTCACCCAGCGGGCAGGGCTGATAGCACATCGTCGAACACACACAGGGGAAAGGCCGTTTACTTGTGATATTTGCCACAAAAGCTATCCTTATAAATGCGTCTTGGTGAAGCACCAACGGACACACGCATCTGAAGGCAAAATTTGA
- the LOC135463176 gene encoding gastrula zinc finger protein XlCGF26.1-like: protein MENMENSCAENDMDLINSTDPPNSDESDVKPIVKKEVVDDLQDGPEVWPVIKREVVVDPQEKPPVWPVVKTEVVDDSFGECYQWPILDPGGIPTVSGGSQELPEGVTGTSNNKHENQSFINTECDNPSTEPDSWSIKVEGDDPTSEPHVWQVVRQDEECDSDENEEDQEQGGSHLSKVPVIPTGGTPYVCVFCGKNFTCVSTLLRHSRAHVSTVGKPHPCNICGKVFRGPRSLRTHERRHTGEKPYCCNTCGKSFTLQCTLKKHERTHTGEKPYACDTCGKHYTQRAGLIAHRRTHTGERPFTCDICHKSYPYKCVLVKHQRSHASEKGYTCKACGESFRDQRELKSHCKTHRDQGPYSCKICGETFDHQSSLLIHGRKHTGGKLYTCDTCGKNFTLPSALEIHRRIHTGEKPYICDTCGKTFGHRCNLKRHCQSHTGEKPCICGTCGKAFINQSCLKKHSRVHTGEKPYTCSTCGKRFSQQSAMNTHKRIHTGERPYVCTTCGKSFVRRSTLTSHVQTHTGGSHFVCSKCGQSFTTQSGLISHSRIHTREKPYGCNYCEESFAHQYMLNAHIKKHLPQDGSHTKFAFWNGRYLLPKSS from the exons atggaaaatatggaaaatagCTGTGCTGAGAATGATATGGATCTGATCAACTCAACTGACCCTCCAAACTCAG ATGAATCTGATGTGAAGCCCATTGTTAAGAAAGAAGTGGTGGACGACCTCCAAGATGGACCTGAGGTTTGGCCTGTTATTAAGAGAGAAGTTGTGGTCGACCCGCAAGAGAAACCTCCGGTGTGGCCTGTTGTGAAGACAGAAGTAGTTGACGACAGCTTTGGAGAATGTTACCAGTGGCCGATTCTGGACCCCGGGGGTATTCCAACGGTTAGTGGTGGATCTCAGGAGTTGCCAGAGGGTGTTACAGGCACAAGCAAtaacaaacatgaaaaccaGTCTTTTATTAACACAGAATGTGATAATCCCTCAACAGAACCTGATTCCTGGTCTATCAAAGTAGAAGGTGACGATCCTACAAGTGAACCTCACGTGTGGCAAGTCGTTAGGCAAGATGAGGAGTGTGATTCTGACGAAAATGAGGAAGATCAGGAACAGGGAGGCTCTCATCTGAGCAAGGTTCCCGTAATTCCCACAGGCGGAACTCcttatgtatgtgttttttgtggaaaaaatttCACATGTGTTTCTACCTTGTTAAGACACAGTCGAGCTCACGTTAGTACAGTTGGCAAACCTCACCCCTGCAATATCTGTGGCAAAGTCTTCAGGGGGCCGCGCTCTTTGAGAACTCATGAACGAAGACACACAGGCGAAAAACCTTATTGTTGCAACACCTGTGGAAAAAGCTTCACTCTGCAGTGCACGTTGAAAAAACATGAACGAACGCACACAGGTGAAAAGCCCTACGCCTGTGATACTTGCGGCAAACACTATACCCAGCGGGCAGGGCTGATAGCACATCGTCGAACGCACACAGGGGAAAGGCCGTTTACTTGTGACATTTGCCACAAAAGCTATCCCTATAAATGCGTCTTGGTAAAGCACCAACGGTCACACGCATCTGAAAAAGGATACACCTGTAAAGCTTGTGGCGAAAGCTTCCGAGATCAACGGGAACTTAAGTCGCACTGTAAGACGCACAGAGATCAAGGGCCGTACAGCTGTAAAATTTGTGGAGAAACCTTCGACCATCAGTCCAGTCTGTTAATACACGGTCGAAAACATACAGGTGGAAAGCTGTACACCTGTGATACTTGTGGGAAAAACTTTACTTTGCCATCAGCATTGGAAATTCACAGACGAATCCACACAGGTGAAAAGCCGTACATCTGTGATACTTGTGGGAAAACCTTTGGACATCGGTGCAACTTGAAAAGACACTGTCAGTCACACACCGGTGAAAAACCTTGCATCTGTGGTACCTGTGGAAAGGCGTTTATCAATCAGTCGTGTTTAAAAAAGCACAGCAGAGTACACACGGGTGAAAAGCCGTACACATGCAGTACGTGTGGTAAAAGGTTCTCTCAGCAGTCTGCTATGAATACTCATAAGCGAATCCACACAGGTGAAAGGCCTTACGTCTGTACTACTTGTGGCAAAAGTTTTGTCCGCCGCTCGACTTTGACATCTCAcgtacaaacacacacaggcGGAAGTCATTTTGTCTGTAGTAAGTGTGGCCAGAGTTTCACCACACAATCCGGTTTGATCTCGCATAGTCGGATACACACACGTGAAAAGCCTTACGGTTGTAACTACTGTGAGGAGAGCTTCGCACATCAATATATGTTGAACGCGCACATTAAGAAACACCTGCCTCAAGATGGCTCGCACACAAAGTTTGCTTTCTGGAACGGGCGTTACTTGCTTCCGAAATCatcctga